Proteins from a single region of Dictyoglomus sp. NZ13-RE01:
- a CDS encoding D-lyxose/D-mannose family sugar isomerase produces MKRSEYERAKNRAIEYFQRAGIVITEEEKEKIEVADFGLGRLEEFGLELLVYVNTDRVCAKELVLFPRQICPEHRHPPVGKDLGKEETFRCRWGKVYLYVPGEPTKNPKAKVPEDKKKYFTVWHEIELNPGEQYTLPPNTLHWFQAGDEGAIVSEFSTHSTDEYDIFTDPEIKRIPIIED; encoded by the coding sequence ATGAAAAGAAGTGAATATGAAAGAGCGAAAAATAGGGCTATCGAGTATTTTCAAAGGGCAGGCATAGTAATCACAGAAGAGGAAAAAGAGAAAATTGAAGTTGCAGATTTTGGATTAGGTAGGTTGGAAGAATTCGGGCTTGAGCTCTTAGTATATGTGAATACTGATAGGGTTTGTGCAAAAGAATTGGTACTATTTCCAAGACAAATATGTCCTGAACATAGACATCCCCCAGTAGGAAAAGATTTAGGAAAAGAAGAAACCTTCAGATGTAGATGGGGAAAAGTTTACCTATATGTACCGGGAGAGCCTACCAAAAATCCAAAAGCTAAAGTCCCCGAAGACAAAAAGAAGTATTTTACTGTTTGGCATGAAATTGAACTAAATCCAGGAGAGCAATACACTCTTCCCCCTAATACTCTACATTGGTTTCAAGCAGGAGATGAGGGTGCAATTGTATCAGAATTTTCTACCCATAGCACCGATGAGTACGATATATTCACAGATCCTGAGATTAAAAGGATTCCTATAATAGAAGATTAG
- a CDS encoding cysteine--tRNA ligase codes for MDLYLYNTLTRKKEIFKPIHPDRVGMYTCGPTVYNFAHIGNLRTYIFEDILKRVLLYNGYKVLHVMNITDVGHLTSDADEGEDKIELSAKKERKNAWQIAEFYTEAFKRDIKKLNILEPDIWCKATEHIDDFIALIKILEEKGYTYRTSDGIYFDTSKLPDYGKLAGQNLDEILPGARVEVNPEKKNPWDFALWKFSPKDVKRQMEWDSPWGIGFPGWHIECSAMSTKYLGQPFDIHCGGVDHIAIHHTNEIAQSEAAYGKPMANYWLHGEFLIMGEKRMGKSEGNFITLSDLEERGYNPLAYRYFCLTAHYRSPLKFTWQAIDSAQRALNRMYENIKKYPATNVEYHKEYEERFHMAINDDLDMPKALAIAWELIRDESVAPEVKRATLIQFDKVFGLSLDNPPEIKIDVPDEIWNLLEEREKARKEKNYQLADEIRDEIKRKGYIIEDTPQGPRIKKAPTI; via the coding sequence ATGGATTTATATCTTTATAATACTTTAACAAGAAAAAAGGAAATATTTAAGCCTATACATCCTGATAGGGTAGGAATGTATACTTGTGGTCCTACTGTATATAACTTTGCCCACATTGGCAACCTAAGGACATATATATTTGAAGATATTCTTAAAAGAGTGCTATTATACAATGGATATAAAGTTTTACATGTAATGAATATTACTGATGTAGGACATTTAACATCTGATGCAGACGAGGGTGAAGACAAAATAGAATTATCTGCTAAAAAAGAGAGAAAAAATGCCTGGCAAATTGCAGAATTTTATACAGAAGCCTTTAAAAGAGATATCAAAAAGCTTAACATTTTAGAGCCAGATATTTGGTGTAAAGCCACAGAACATATAGATGATTTTATAGCTTTAATTAAAATCTTAGAAGAAAAAGGATATACTTATAGAACTTCCGATGGTATTTATTTTGACACATCAAAACTTCCTGATTATGGTAAATTAGCTGGTCAAAACTTAGACGAAATACTTCCAGGTGCAAGAGTGGAAGTAAATCCTGAAAAGAAAAATCCTTGGGACTTTGCCCTCTGGAAGTTTTCCCCCAAAGATGTAAAAAGACAAATGGAGTGGGACTCACCTTGGGGTATTGGTTTTCCTGGTTGGCATATTGAATGTTCCGCCATGTCTACAAAATACTTAGGTCAGCCCTTCGATATTCATTGTGGCGGTGTAGATCATATTGCCATTCATCATACCAATGAAATAGCTCAATCAGAAGCGGCATACGGAAAGCCTATGGCAAATTATTGGTTACACGGAGAATTTCTAATAATGGGAGAAAAAAGAATGGGAAAATCTGAGGGGAACTTTATTACTTTATCTGATTTGGAAGAAAGGGGTTATAACCCATTAGCATACAGATACTTTTGTCTCACTGCCCATTACAGATCTCCTTTAAAATTTACATGGCAGGCAATAGATTCTGCCCAAAGAGCATTAAATAGGATGTATGAGAATATTAAGAAGTATCCAGCTACAAATGTGGAGTATCATAAAGAATATGAAGAAAGATTTCATATGGCTATAAATGATGATTTAGATATGCCGAAAGCATTAGCTATTGCCTGGGAATTAATAAGAGATGAATCGGTAGCTCCAGAAGTCAAAAGAGCCACTCTAATTCAGTTTGATAAGGTCTTTGGTCTATCCTTAGATAACCCTCCTGAGATTAAAATAGATGTGCCAGATGAGATTTGGAATTTACTCGAAGAAAGAGAGAAAGCAAGAAAAGAGAAAAATTACCAATTAGCTGACGAAATAAGAGATGAAATAAAAAGGAAAGGATATATTATTGAGGATACTCCTCAAGGTCCAAGAATCAAAAAAGCCCCTACCATCTAA
- a CDS encoding galactose-1-epimerase, with protein sequence MKNEYMGEMEKSFYGFTKEGIPIDQYILVNSNGLMMKVITYGGAITELWVPDKNGNFQDIVLGFDTLGEYESPDNPFFGSIIGRYGNRIAYGSFYIDGIKYQLAINDRGKHHLHGGVKGFHRVVFKAVPIKTPYGPSLRLRYLSHDGEEGYPGNLEVTVTYTLTKSNELRIDYLATTDKPTIINLTNHSYFNLSGDATRDILDHELWIDADNFTEVDEYLIPTGKILPVKDTPLDFTKPKKIREGLPQGYDHNFVLNKKNGEMKLVATLKEKTSGRIMEVYTTEPGLQLYTGNYLNIRGKAGKFYSKHYGLCLETQHFPDSPNHENFPSTILRPGETYISTTIYKFSIED encoded by the coding sequence ATGAAGAATGAATATATGGGTGAAATGGAGAAATCGTTTTACGGCTTTACAAAGGAAGGCATTCCAATAGATCAATATATTCTTGTAAACTCAAATGGTCTAATGATGAAAGTGATAACATATGGTGGGGCTATCACAGAGTTGTGGGTACCTGATAAAAATGGCAATTTTCAGGATATTGTTTTAGGCTTTGACACCTTAGGAGAATATGAAAGTCCTGATAATCCATTCTTTGGTTCTATAATTGGAAGATATGGAAATAGAATAGCTTATGGGAGTTTTTATATAGACGGTATAAAGTACCAACTTGCCATAAATGATAGAGGGAAACATCATCTTCATGGAGGAGTCAAGGGCTTCCATAGGGTAGTTTTTAAAGCAGTTCCTATAAAAACTCCTTATGGTCCATCCCTTAGACTAAGATATCTAAGTCATGATGGAGAAGAAGGATATCCTGGAAACTTGGAGGTTACAGTCACCTACACATTAACAAAAAGCAACGAACTAAGAATAGATTACCTTGCAACTACAGATAAACCCACTATCATTAACTTAACTAATCATTCCTACTTTAATCTGAGCGGGGATGCTACCAGAGATATTTTGGATCATGAGTTATGGATTGATGCAGATAATTTTACAGAAGTGGACGAATATTTAATCCCTACAGGAAAAATCTTACCTGTAAAAGATACCCCCTTAGACTTTACAAAACCCAAAAAGATAAGAGAAGGGCTACCTCAAGGATATGATCACAACTTTGTATTAAACAAGAAAAATGGAGAGATGAAGTTAGTAGCAACCTTAAAAGAAAAAACATCAGGACGAATTATGGAGGTATACACAACTGAACCAGGATTACAACTATATACGGGTAATTATTTAAATATAAGAGGAAAAGCAGGAAAATTTTACAGTAAACATTATGGTCTATGTTTAGAAACCCAACACTTTCCAGACTCTCCTAATCATGAAAACTTTCCATCTACCATACTAAGGCCAGGAGAAACCTACATATCCACTACTATTTATAAATTTTCCATAGAAGATTAA
- a CDS encoding LacI family transcriptional regulator yields the protein MLKKKKTPTSWDVAKLAGVSRSTVSFVLNNTPGIKISEETRRRVLEAVKILDYQPNAVARSLAKQKTEVIAFFVLDIVNPVFPLMARGVEDVARHNGYALILCNTDGKSLREMKYLNIMLERRVDGIITAALSNEEVSKVAKRKKLPLVILEHPRLSDHDVVYVDNIEGSYNAVKYLIELGHKRIAHITINPNSIIVKERYEGYKKALEEANIKFDERLVKIFFDKVDEDQAVEELMSLEDPPTAIFTFSDFMAIQTMKALLRRGYKIPDDVSIIGFDNTLAELTNPPLTTVAQPFYEMGVKACEILIERLKNPDMPVQHIKLPTKLIIRESTAVCSK from the coding sequence ATTTTGAAAAAAAAGAAAACTCCAACAAGCTGGGATGTAGCAAAATTAGCGGGTGTTTCTCGCTCTACAGTTTCCTTTGTTTTGAATAATACTCCTGGAATAAAAATAAGCGAGGAAACGAGAAGAAGGGTATTAGAAGCAGTTAAAATTCTTGATTATCAACCTAATGCCGTTGCCAGAAGTCTTGCAAAGCAGAAGACTGAGGTAATTGCCTTTTTTGTATTAGATATTGTAAACCCTGTTTTTCCTCTCATGGCCCGAGGGGTAGAAGATGTTGCAAGACATAATGGTTATGCTCTAATTTTATGTAATACTGATGGAAAGTCTTTAAGGGAAATGAAATATCTTAACATTATGTTGGAAAGAAGAGTGGATGGAATAATTACTGCTGCTCTTTCTAATGAAGAGGTAAGTAAGGTTGCAAAGAGGAAGAAACTTCCATTAGTAATATTGGAACATCCACGACTTTCAGACCATGATGTGGTTTATGTAGATAATATTGAAGGAAGCTACAATGCTGTAAAATATTTGATTGAATTAGGGCATAAAAGAATTGCTCACATTACCATAAACCCTAATAGTATAATAGTTAAAGAAAGATATGAAGGATATAAAAAAGCCTTGGAAGAGGCAAATATAAAGTTTGATGAAAGATTAGTTAAGATTTTCTTCGATAAGGTTGATGAGGATCAAGCAGTAGAAGAATTGATGAGTTTAGAGGATCCTCCTACTGCAATTTTCACATTTAGTGATTTTATGGCTATACAAACCATGAAAGCCCTTTTAAGAAGAGGATACAAAATACCTGATGATGTTTCTATCATAGGCTTTGATAATACTTTGGCAGAATTGACTAATCCTCCTCTAACTACAGTGGCACAACCTTTTTATGAAATGGGAGTAAAGGCTTGTGAAATTCTAATTGAGAGATTGAAAAATCCAGATATGCCTGTTCAACATATTAAGCTTCCTACTAAGCTTATTATAAGAGAGTCTACAGCAGTCTGTTCCAAATAA
- a CDS encoding maltose ABC transporter permease: protein MKNQSFIKQFPKHIIIWIFLVFTFFPVAWTISASFRAGGGLVGQRLIPEQPTLYHYQRLTEIGFFTWIKNSVIVSTSTSILNVFFVSLAAYAFSRFRFWGKNYSLMTLLILQMFPAIMGMVAVYLLLYHVGKYIPFLGLNTLSGLVMVYLGGGIPYNIWLIKGYFDTIPDSLEESALIDGATRFQTYYKIVLPLARPILAVVAITTFIGTYSDFILANILLKDPAKYTFAVGLRNFVAGMYDVRWGDFAAASIVGGLPIVIVFLALQNLIVSGLTRGAVKE from the coding sequence ATGAAAAATCAAAGTTTTATAAAACAGTTTCCAAAACATATAATTATCTGGATATTCTTGGTTTTTACTTTTTTCCCTGTGGCGTGGACTATTTCTGCCTCTTTTAGAGCAGGGGGAGGATTAGTGGGGCAGAGACTTATTCCTGAACAACCCACTCTTTATCATTATCAGAGATTAACAGAAATTGGCTTTTTTACATGGATAAAAAATTCTGTTATTGTATCTACGTCCACATCTATTCTGAATGTGTTTTTTGTCTCTTTAGCAGCCTACGCCTTTTCCAGATTTAGATTTTGGGGAAAGAATTATAGTCTTATGACTTTGCTGATTTTGCAGATGTTTCCTGCAATAATGGGAATGGTAGCAGTATATCTTTTGCTTTACCATGTTGGAAAATATATACCTTTTTTGGGGCTTAATACCTTATCGGGACTTGTAATGGTGTATTTAGGTGGTGGAATCCCATACAATATCTGGCTTATTAAGGGATACTTTGATACCATTCCTGACTCTTTGGAGGAATCTGCATTAATTGATGGTGCAACAAGATTCCAAACTTATTATAAAATAGTTCTTCCTCTTGCACGCCCCATATTGGCAGTAGTAGCTATAACAACTTTTATTGGAACATACTCAGATTTTATTTTAGCAAACATTCTCTTAAAAGATCCTGCAAAATATACCTTTGCAGTTGGTCTTAGAAACTTTGTTGCTGGTATGTATGATGTAAGGTGGGGAGATTTTGCAGCTGCATCTATAGTTGGAGGGCTTCCCATAGTAATTGTATTTTTGGCTCTACAAAATTTAATAGTTTCGGGACTTACACGTGGAGCAGTAAAAGAATAA
- a CDS encoding maltose ABC transporter permease MalF, producing the protein MRYLWRNIFVFLYASLIAGVGIFFSYILSSIAGFIFGLVTFLITLFFVFLIIHPKFNAWKYIVPAFMLMVIFMIYPIIYTIRIAFTNYGTGHILTKEQVVEQLEKETFTPADSKNYIYEVYVNKKGEIKLLFQDEEENVYIVKDNKLISLGVKNFPNEIDGFTKIPSDKKFSKLSEVQKLEYHLENGIVLKMSDLLHFSTLRQRYKYIPEEDALYDYMNNEKLVAKNGFFVRSNGEELLPGFVEDVGWENFKRLIKDERVSKPFFRVFSWTVIWAGVTTLLNFAVGLGLALLMSDKNLRFKSLYRTLLIVPWAIPAFISLLIWVGLLNQEVGVVNRILNSIIGVKIPWFLDTFWARVALFIVNLWLGFPYMMTVCLGALQSIPDELYEASKVDGATPRQQFWNITLPLLLTAIGPLLVGSFSFNFNNFNVIYLLTAGRPPMADVSTVAGTTDILISYTYKLAFEGGRGQDYGLAATISIIVFLIIATISVFNFWISGMLKREVRFE; encoded by the coding sequence ATGCGTTATCTATGGAGAAATATTTTTGTTTTTTTATATGCTTCTCTGATAGCAGGGGTTGGAATATTTTTTAGCTATATCCTTTCTTCTATAGCTGGCTTTATCTTTGGACTTGTTACATTTCTAATAACTTTGTTTTTTGTTTTCCTAATTATTCATCCTAAATTCAATGCATGGAAATATATTGTTCCTGCTTTCATGTTAATGGTTATATTCATGATTTATCCAATAATATATACTATCAGAATTGCTTTTACAAATTATGGAACAGGTCATATCCTGACAAAAGAACAAGTAGTAGAACAGTTGGAAAAAGAAACTTTTACCCCTGCAGATTCAAAAAATTATATTTATGAAGTGTATGTAAACAAAAAAGGAGAGATAAAACTTCTATTCCAAGATGAAGAAGAAAACGTATACATAGTAAAGGATAATAAGTTAATTTCTTTGGGAGTTAAAAATTTCCCTAATGAGATTGATGGATTCACTAAAATTCCTTCTGATAAGAAATTTTCCAAACTCTCTGAAGTCCAAAAATTAGAGTATCATTTGGAAAATGGTATAGTTCTTAAGATGAGTGATCTCTTACACTTTTCTACCCTTCGACAGAGGTATAAATATATACCTGAAGAAGATGCATTGTATGATTACATGAATAATGAGAAATTGGTTGCTAAAAATGGATTTTTTGTAAGATCAAATGGTGAGGAACTTCTTCCTGGATTTGTAGAAGATGTTGGATGGGAGAACTTCAAAAGACTTATTAAGGATGAAAGGGTATCAAAACCCTTCTTTAGAGTATTTTCTTGGACTGTAATTTGGGCAGGAGTAACTACTCTTCTTAATTTTGCTGTAGGGTTAGGTCTTGCCTTACTTATGAGTGATAAAAATTTAAGATTCAAGAGCCTTTATAGAACTCTTCTAATAGTTCCTTGGGCTATTCCCGCTTTTATCTCCCTTTTAATATGGGTAGGTCTACTAAATCAGGAAGTAGGAGTAGTCAATAGAATATTAAATAGTATAATTGGAGTAAAAATTCCTTGGTTTTTAGATACTTTTTGGGCAAGGGTAGCTTTGTTTATTGTTAATCTTTGGCTTGGATTTCCATACATGATGACTGTATGTCTTGGAGCATTACAGAGTATTCCTGACGAGCTTTATGAGGCATCAAAAGTTGATGGGGCAACTCCTCGACAGCAATTTTGGAATATAACTCTTCCTCTATTGTTAACTGCTATTGGTCCTCTGCTTGTAGGTTCTTTCTCCTTTAACTTCAATAATTTTAATGTAATATACCTTTTAACTGCAGGAAGACCACCCATGGCAGATGTTTCTACAGTAGCAGGGACTACAGATATTCTTATATCTTATACTTATAAGCTTGCCTTTGAAGGAGGAAGAGGGCAAGATTATGGCTTAGCAGCTACTATATCAATCATCGTATTCTTAATAATAGCTACTATAAGCGTGTTTAACTTTTGGATCTCCGGTATGTTAAAGCGAGAGGTGAGATTTGAATGA
- a CDS encoding maltose ABC transporter substrate-binding protein MalE: MKRFLVLLVFALLVVFSLTPAAVPGKITIWTSEAQVNQIREFVKGFTEKYGIPVEVSEVGFGDIKPKFITAAPTGEAPDIIVGAHDWVGELVANGLLLPIDFLPKNVLDQFTPVTLQAMSYKGKLYGIPYSMEAVALIYNKDLVPNPPTTYEALVSIAKRLTKGNQYGFLYDYNNFYFSFPFFSALGGYVFKETPSGLDPTDIGLANEGAIKGVEKLVNLFKEGILKQGVDYQTTTSLFSEGKLGMMINGPWEIDNIKRAKINYGVAKLPKIDGKPMRPFVGVQGFMINARTPNLAIVKTFAVEVLATKELELKIFEKDPRILARKDAYKVVSSNPDIKAFGASAADGIPMPNIPEMGPVWSFMGDALTLITTGKKAPDVALKDAVAQIKDAIAKAKK, from the coding sequence ATGAAAAGATTTCTTGTTTTGTTAGTGTTTGCTTTATTAGTTGTTTTTTCATTAACTCCTGCAGCGGTTCCTGGTAAAATTACTATTTGGACATCTGAGGCACAAGTAAATCAAATTAGAGAATTTGTGAAAGGTTTTACAGAAAAGTATGGCATTCCTGTGGAAGTAAGTGAGGTTGGTTTTGGAGATATTAAACCAAAGTTTATTACAGCAGCACCTACAGGGGAAGCACCAGATATAATAGTTGGAGCTCATGACTGGGTAGGAGAATTGGTTGCTAATGGATTATTACTACCTATTGACTTTTTACCTAAAAATGTTCTTGATCAGTTCACACCAGTTACTCTTCAAGCAATGTCTTATAAAGGGAAATTATACGGAATTCCATATTCTATGGAAGCTGTTGCTTTAATTTATAATAAAGACTTAGTTCCAAATCCACCTACTACTTACGAAGCATTGGTAAGTATTGCAAAAAGATTAACTAAAGGAAATCAATATGGATTTTTATATGATTATAACAATTTCTATTTCAGTTTTCCTTTCTTCTCTGCTCTTGGTGGGTATGTATTTAAAGAGACACCATCAGGTTTGGATCCAACAGATATTGGTTTAGCAAATGAAGGAGCAATAAAGGGAGTAGAGAAGTTAGTAAATCTCTTTAAAGAAGGGATTCTTAAGCAAGGAGTAGATTATCAAACTACTACAAGCTTGTTCTCAGAAGGAAAATTAGGAATGATGATTAATGGTCCATGGGAGATAGATAATATCAAGAGGGCTAAAATTAATTACGGAGTAGCAAAATTACCAAAAATTGATGGAAAACCTATGAGACCTTTTGTAGGTGTTCAGGGATTTATGATTAATGCCCGCACTCCAAATCTTGCAATTGTAAAGACATTTGCAGTAGAGGTTTTGGCTACAAAGGAGTTAGAGTTGAAGATTTTTGAAAAGGACCCAAGAATATTAGCAAGAAAAGATGCTTATAAAGTAGTTTCCTCAAATCCAGATATTAAAGCCTTTGGTGCCAGCGCTGCTGATGGTATTCCCATGCCAAATATACCAGAAATGGGACCTGTGTGGAGCTTTATGGGTGATGCTTTAACTCTTATCACTACAGGGAAAAAGGCTCCAGATGTGGCTCTTAAAGATGCAGTAGCCCAAATAAAGGATGCTATTGCTAAAGCAAAGAAATAA
- a CDS encoding alpha-glucan phosphorylase: MDIWEILKKEQVIAYFSMEIALISEIPTYSGGLGVLAGDTVRTAADLNIPFVAVTLISRKGYFKQIIEEDGTQKELPYEWNPEQYLTSLPIQVSVKIEGRDVYIKPWVYYWKSYTGSIVPVIFLDTNLQENSLEDRTITDYLYGGDASYRLKQEIVLGIGGVRVLEALGLTIRKYHINEGHSALLTLELLNKTNGRPLEERVEVVKDLCVFTTHTPVEAGHDRFPYELVKKILGDYISFELLQKFGGEKELNMTLLALNLSGYVNGVAKRHQEVSSQMFPGRVIHAITNGVHSFTWTSAGFRKLYDEYIPGWATEPELLARVEVIPNEKIWEAHMQAKRDLISYIYDQTGVKFEENVLTLGFARRATAYKRPHLLFTDINRLKKVKRKGPIQIVYAGKAHPKDEEGKRLIKEIYGYMKELKDEIKIVYLQDYNLDMAKKIVAGVDVWLNTPQRPLEASGTSGMKAAHNGVINFSVLDGWWIEGHIEGVTGWSIGPSPSEERSIENHIQEEIDDLYNKLEYIIIPMYYKNPDQWIQIMKNSIGNIASYFNTHRMMKRYITDAYFKKFI, encoded by the coding sequence ATGGATATTTGGGAGATTTTAAAGAAGGAACAAGTAATAGCATATTTTTCAATGGAGATAGCATTAATATCAGAGATACCCACATACAGTGGGGGATTAGGAGTGCTTGCAGGAGACACAGTAAGGACTGCAGCGGACCTAAATATACCCTTTGTAGCAGTCACATTGATAAGCAGGAAGGGATACTTTAAACAAATTATAGAGGAAGATGGCACTCAAAAGGAACTACCATATGAATGGAATCCAGAGCAATATTTAACTTCCTTGCCCATTCAGGTATCAGTGAAGATAGAAGGAAGAGATGTATATATCAAACCATGGGTATATTATTGGAAGTCGTATACAGGCTCAATTGTTCCAGTTATCTTTTTAGATACGAACCTACAAGAAAATAGTTTAGAAGACAGGACAATAACCGACTATCTATATGGGGGAGATGCAAGTTACAGACTAAAACAAGAGATAGTATTAGGAATAGGAGGGGTAAGAGTTTTAGAGGCATTAGGATTAACTATAAGAAAATATCACATAAATGAAGGGCATTCAGCCCTACTCACATTGGAGCTACTGAATAAGACAAACGGAAGACCTTTGGAAGAGAGAGTAGAGGTGGTAAAAGATCTTTGTGTATTCACTACTCACACACCAGTAGAGGCAGGGCATGACAGATTTCCATACGAATTAGTCAAAAAAATATTAGGCGACTATATCTCCTTTGAGCTTTTACAAAAGTTTGGAGGAGAGAAAGAATTAAATATGACACTACTTGCCCTAAACCTATCAGGATATGTAAATGGGGTAGCGAAGAGGCATCAAGAAGTATCCTCCCAAATGTTCCCAGGTAGGGTGATACATGCCATAACGAACGGAGTTCACTCATTCACATGGACCTCAGCAGGATTTAGGAAGCTATACGACGAATACATACCAGGTTGGGCAACTGAGCCAGAGTTATTAGCGAGGGTAGAGGTAATACCAAATGAAAAGATATGGGAAGCGCACATGCAGGCGAAGAGGGATTTAATCTCATACATATACGATCAGACAGGTGTAAAGTTTGAGGAGAATGTACTTACATTAGGGTTTGCAAGGAGAGCTACAGCCTATAAAAGACCACACTTATTATTTACTGACATAAATAGATTAAAGAAGGTAAAGAGAAAAGGACCGATACAGATAGTATATGCAGGGAAAGCTCATCCAAAGGATGAGGAGGGGAAGAGATTAATAAAAGAGATATATGGATACATGAAAGAATTAAAAGACGAAATAAAGATAGTATACTTGCAGGATTACAATTTAGATATGGCTAAGAAGATAGTAGCTGGTGTAGATGTATGGTTAAATACCCCTCAAAGACCCTTAGAGGCGTCTGGGACAAGTGGAATGAAAGCAGCTCACAATGGAGTGATAAACTTCAGTGTACTTGATGGATGGTGGATAGAGGGGCACATAGAAGGGGTAACAGGATGGTCAATAGGACCATCTCCAAGTGAAGAGAGAAGTATTGAGAATCACATTCAAGAAGAGATAGATGATTTATATAACAAGTTGGAGTACATTATAATACCTATGTATTACAAAAATCCAGACCAATGGATACAGATAATGAAGAATTCCATAGGGAATATAGCATCCTATTTTAATACCCATAGAATGATGAAAAGATATATTACCGATGCCTATTTCAAGAAATTTATTTAG